From the genome of Tistrella bauzanensis:
CCTGATGCGCGCCTATCGTCAGGGGTATCGTGAACAGCGCCGGCTGGTGCGGTTGTCCGACCGGATGCAGGACGAATTGCGGCGCCTGAACCAGCGGCTGGAGGCCGAGGTTCGGGCACGGGAGGCGCTGACCCGGCGGCTGGAGGCATTGGCCGCGGTCGATGAACTGACCGGTGCCGCCACCCGTCGCCACTTCATGGAGGTTGCCGGGGCACTCAGCCAGCGCTGGCAGCAGGATGGCATATCGTCCGGGGTGATGATGGCCGATATCGACCAGTTCAAGACCATCAATGATCGCTTCGGCCATGCCGCGGGCGATGAGGCGCTGCGCCTGTTCGTGGGGCGTGTGTCCGAGGCGCTGCGTGAGACTGATGTCGTGGGCCGGCTGGGCGGCGAGGAATTCGCGGTGCTGCTGCCCGATATCGATGCGGGCGAGCTGGATCAGATCGCCGAACGGCTGCGGAGCATCATTGCCGCCATCCGCCTGCCGTGGAAAGAGGATGAAATCCGCCTGACCGCCAGCTTCGGGGTTGCCCGGTTCTCGGCGCCGGGCGACGATATCGACCGCGTGCTGTCGCGGGCGGACAAGGCGCTGTATGCGGCCAAACGTGCCGGCCGCAACCGGGTTGTCACGAGCGATGCCGGAACGGCCGAGGGCGAAAGCGGCAGCGCAGGCATCTGATCGTCCGATACCCGGCTGCCGCCATGGCCTGGTCAGCGAAGGCTCTGTTCGATCTCGCGGATCAGGAAGTCTCGGAACACCGCGATGCGCTTGGAATGGCGCAATTCCTCGTGATAGACGAAATAGACCTCTGATTGCGGGCCTTCCAGTTCCGGCAGCACCTGCACGACATTGCCGTTCTCGCGCACCATGTAATCGGGGATCGAGGCGATGCCGAGTCCGCTTTCCACGGCACGCAGAATGCCATAGATGTTGTTGACCTTCAGGATCGGCCGCCGCGGCTTGCCGGCCGTGGCACCCACATCCAGGATCCAGTTGGCGTTGGCGATCGGGGCCGCCGTGTCCTCGCCGAACACGATCAGCTTGTGATCATCCAGTTCCGCCGGTGACTTGGGCATGCCCGACCGGTTGATGTAATCCGGCGAGGCATAGATGCCGTGGCGGATGGTCATCAGCTTGCGTTTCACCAGATCCGGCTGGCGGGGTGGCGACATCCGGATCGCGATATCCGCCTCGCGCATCCCCAGATCCAGCTCGCTGTCGTCGAGCAGCAGGGTGATGGTGACGTCCGGATGCAGGGTGACGAAGCCGTGGATGCGCGGCGTCAGCCAGACCGAACCGAAGGCGACCGTGGTGGTCACCTTCAGCGGTCCTTTCGGCCGTTCGCGGCTTTCGGTCAGCATCGCTTCGGCCATCGACAGTTTGGCGAAGACGTCGCGTGCGGTGTTGCGCAGCAACTCGCCTTGTTCTGTCAGAATCAGGCCGCGGGCGTGGCGATGGAACAGCGGTACGCCGAGGCTCTCCTCCAACGCGCTGATCTGCCGGCTGATGGCCGACTGGCTGAGGTTCAGCAACTCGCTTGCATGCGTGAAGCTGCCGGCCTCGGCGACGGTGTGGAAGATCTTGACCCGGTCCCAGTCCATATCAGGCTCGCGAGGCTCCGCTGAAGCAGTGGGCGTACGAACGTCTGGCCGCCGCACCCCATGTCATTTGTCTTTTTCCCGATCTTACGGTGCCGGGCGCCGGTCTTCAAAGGAAGTGTTGGAACAATGATCGACGGGTCGGCAATCCCGGGCCCCGCGGGCACGATATCGCCGACCGTCGTCCGGGCCGGTCCGGCCTATTCGGCCGCCACTTCCACGCCGTGATGCGCGGTGCCGGCCAGGAAGCGTTCGGCTTCCAGGGCGGCCATGCAGCCGGTGCCGGCAGCGGTCACCGCCTGCCGGAAGATCTTGTCCTGAACGTCGCCGGCGGCGAACACGCCGGGCACACCGGTGCGGGTGCTGTCGGCCTGTGTGATCAGATAGCCGTCATTGTCCAGCTCCAGTTTGTCCGCGAACAGGCTGGTCGCCGGGGCATGGCCGATGGCGATGAACACGCCGTCGACCAGCAGGTCGGTCAGGCTGCCGTCATTGGTGTTCTTCAGCCGCGCGCCGGTCACCGAGGCCGGGCCACCATGCGCGCTTTCCGACAGATAGCTGTCGATGGTGGCGTTCCACACCATTTCGATCTTCGGGTTGGCGAACAACCGTTCCTGAAGCATCTTCTCGGCGCGCAGCTCGTCCCGGCGGTGGATCAGATAGACCTTGTCGGCGTGGTTGGTCAGGTACAGGGCCTCTTCGACGGCGGTGTTGCCGCCGCCGACCACCGCGACCTTGCGGTTGCGATAGAAGAACCCGTCGCAGGTGGCGCAGGCCGACAGGCCGAAACCTTTCAGGGTCTCTTCGCCCTCAAGCCCCAGCCATTTTGCCTGGGCGCCGGTGGAGATGATGACCGTGTCGCCGGTATAGATGTCGCCGCTGTCGCCGCGGGCCACGAATGGCCGCTGGCTGAAATCGATGTCGACGATGATGTCGTGATGAAACCGGGTGCCGACATGCTCTGCCTGGCGCTGCATCTGCTCCATCAGCCAGGGGCCCTGGATGACGTCCGGAAAGCCCGGAAAGTTCTCGACGTCGGTTGTGATCGTCATCTGGCCGCCGGGCTGAAGCCCGTGCACCAGGATCGGTTCCAGCATCGCGCGGGCGGCATAGATCGCGG
Proteins encoded in this window:
- a CDS encoding GGDEF domain-containing protein, with amino-acid sequence MTKIRRPLDTTNSDFSLFDQEEAMIAEGEQMIRKLEEVSDGVRSLMRAYRQGYREQRRLVRLSDRMQDELRRLNQRLEAEVRAREALTRRLEALAAVDELTGAATRRHFMEVAGALSQRWQQDGISSGVMMADIDQFKTINDRFGHAAGDEALRLFVGRVSEALRETDVVGRLGGEEFAVLLPDIDAGELDQIAERLRSIIAAIRLPWKEDEIRLTASFGVARFSAPGDDIDRVLSRADKALYAAKRAGRNRVVTSDAGTAEGESGSAGI
- a CDS encoding LysR family transcriptional regulator; protein product: MDWDRVKIFHTVAEAGSFTHASELLNLSQSAISRQISALEESLGVPLFHRHARGLILTEQGELLRNTARDVFAKLSMAEAMLTESRERPKGPLKVTTTVAFGSVWLTPRIHGFVTLHPDVTITLLLDDSELDLGMREADIAIRMSPPRQPDLVKRKLMTIRHGIYASPDYINRSGMPKSPAELDDHKLIVFGEDTAAPIANANWILDVGATAGKPRRPILKVNNIYGILRAVESGLGIASIPDYMVRENGNVVQVLPELEGPQSEVYFVYHEELRHSKRIAVFRDFLIREIEQSLR
- the trxB gene encoding thioredoxin-disulfide reductase, yielding MSATHHSKVLILGSGPAGLTAAIYAARAMLEPILVHGLQPGGQMTITTDVENFPGFPDVIQGPWLMEQMQRQAEHVGTRFHHDIIVDIDFSQRPFVARGDSGDIYTGDTVIISTGAQAKWLGLEGEETLKGFGLSACATCDGFFYRNRKVAVVGGGNTAVEEALYLTNHADKVYLIHRRDELRAEKMLQERLFANPKIEMVWNATIDSYLSESAHGGPASVTGARLKNTNDGSLTDLLVDGVFIAIGHAPATSLFADKLELDNDGYLITQADSTRTGVPGVFAAGDVQDKIFRQAVTAAGTGCMAALEAERFLAGTAHHGVEVAAE